From Pseudomonas sp. CCI4.2, one genomic window encodes:
- the prpC gene encoding 2-methylcitrate synthase, with amino-acid sequence MAEAKVLSGAGLRGQVAGQTALSTVGQEGAGLTYRGYDVRELAAEARFEEVAYLLLYGELPTQAELAAYMKKLQGLRDLPQALKEVLERIPADTHPMDVMRTGASMLGTLEPETSFDQQLDSTDRLLATFPAIMCYWYRFSHDGVRLNCVTDEASIGGHFLHLLLDKKPSELHCKVMDVSLILYAEHEFNASTFTARVCASTLSDLFSCVTAAIGTLRGPLHGGANEAAMEMIERFSSADDAVKGTLAMLERKDKIMGFGHAIYKESDPRNEVIKGWAKKLADEAGDTVLYPVSEAIDKTMWEQKKLFPNADFYHASAYHFMGIPTKLFTPIFVCSRLTGWAAHVFEQRGNNRIIRPSAEYIGVEQRTFVPIEQR; translated from the coding sequence ATGGCTGAAGCAAAAGTATTGAGCGGCGCTGGCCTGCGTGGTCAGGTTGCCGGCCAAACGGCCTTGTCGACGGTGGGCCAGGAAGGCGCTGGGCTGACGTATCGCGGCTATGACGTGCGTGAGTTGGCCGCCGAGGCGCGTTTCGAAGAAGTGGCTTATCTGCTGCTTTACGGCGAATTGCCGACCCAAGCCGAATTGGCTGCTTATATGAAGAAGCTGCAAGGCCTGCGTGATTTGCCGCAAGCCTTGAAAGAAGTGCTGGAACGCATTCCTGCCGACACCCACCCGATGGACGTCATGCGCACCGGCGCGTCAATGCTCGGTACGTTGGAGCCTGAAACCAGCTTCGACCAGCAGCTCGACAGCACCGACCGCTTGCTCGCCACCTTTCCGGCGATCATGTGCTACTGGTACCGCTTCAGCCACGACGGCGTGCGCCTCAATTGCGTAACGGATGAAGCCTCCATTGGCGGTCATTTCCTGCACCTGCTGCTGGATAAGAAACCCAGTGAACTGCACTGCAAAGTCATGGATGTATCACTGATTCTTTACGCCGAACATGAATTCAACGCCTCAACCTTTACCGCGCGGGTCTGCGCATCAACCCTGTCGGACCTGTTTTCCTGTGTGACGGCGGCCATTGGCACCTTGCGTGGTCCATTGCACGGCGGTGCCAACGAAGCAGCCATGGAAATGATCGAGCGCTTCAGCTCGGCTGACGACGCCGTGAAAGGCACGCTGGCCATGCTGGAACGCAAGGACAAGATCATGGGCTTTGGTCACGCGATCTATAAAGAGTCAGATCCGCGCAATGAGGTGATCAAGGGCTGGGCGAAGAAGCTCGCTGATGAGGCTGGTGACACCGTGCTGTACCCAGTCTCCGAAGCCATCGACAAGACCATGTGGGAACAGAAAAAGCTGTTTCCGAACGCCGACTTCTACCATGCCTCGGCGTACCACTTCATGGGCATTCCGACCAAGCTGTTCACGCCGATTTTTGTCTGCTCGCGCTTGACTGGCTGGGCAGCGCACGTGTTTGAACAGCGCGGCAATAACCGCATCATCCGTCCGAGCGCCGAGTACATCGGCGTCGAACAGCGCACGTTCGTGCCAATCGAACAACGCTGA
- the prpF gene encoding 2-methylaconitate cis-trans isomerase PrpF — MAHAPQIKIAATYMRGGTSKGVFFRLQDLPEAAQTPGAARDALLLRVIGSPDPYDKQIDGMGAATSSTSKTVILSKSIKADHDVDYLFGQVSIDKPFVDWSGNCGNLSAAVGPFAISNGLVDASRIPQSGVAIVRIWQANIGKTIIAHVPVTNGAVQETGDFELDGVTFPAAEVQLEFINPAAEEEGAGGSMFPTGNLIDELEVPGVGTLKVTMINAGIPTIFVNAQAIGYTGTELQGDINGDPKALAMFETIRAHGALRMGLIQHLDEAAKRQHTPKVAIVAAPADYIASSGKPVAAGDVDLLVRAMSMGKLHHAMMGTAAVAIGTAAAISGTLVNLAAGGIKRSAVRFGHPSGTLRVGAEATQENGEWKVTKAIMSRSARVLMEGTVRVPQV, encoded by the coding sequence ATGGCTCACGCACCGCAAATCAAGATCGCCGCCACCTACATGCGTGGCGGCACCAGCAAGGGCGTGTTTTTCCGCCTGCAAGACCTGCCTGAAGCGGCGCAAACTCCAGGCGCGGCCCGGGATGCACTGCTGTTGCGGGTAATCGGCAGCCCCGATCCGTATGACAAACAAATCGACGGCATGGGCGCGGCGACGTCCAGTACCAGCAAGACGGTGATTTTGTCGAAAAGTATCAAGGCCGACCACGACGTTGATTACCTGTTTGGTCAGGTCTCCATCGACAAGCCGTTCGTGGACTGGAGCGGCAACTGCGGCAACCTGTCTGCGGCGGTGGGTCCGTTTGCCATTAGCAATGGCTTGGTGGACGCCAGCCGGATTCCGCAGAGCGGCGTGGCCATCGTGCGCATCTGGCAAGCCAACATCGGCAAGACGATCATTGCCCACGTGCCAGTGACCAACGGCGCGGTGCAGGAAACGGGTGACTTTGAGCTCGACGGCGTAACTTTTCCCGCCGCTGAGGTTCAGCTCGAATTTATCAACCCGGCGGCCGAGGAAGAAGGCGCGGGCGGTTCGATGTTTCCCACCGGCAACCTGATTGATGAGCTGGAAGTGCCCGGCGTTGGCACGTTGAAAGTAACGATGATCAATGCGGGCATTCCGACGATTTTCGTCAACGCCCAAGCCATTGGTTACACCGGCACTGAATTGCAGGGCGACATCAACGGCGACCCCAAGGCGCTGGCAATGTTCGAAACCATTCGGGCCCACGGCGCACTGCGTATGGGGTTGATCCAGCACCTCGACGAAGCCGCTAAACGCCAGCACACGCCCAAGGTCGCAATTGTCGCGGCGCCTGCCGATTACATCGCGTCCAGTGGCAAACCCGTGGCGGCCGGTGACGTCGATTTGTTGGTGCGAGCGATGTCCATGGGCAAGCTGCACCACGCAATGATGGGCACGGCGGCGGTGGCCATTGGCACAGCGGCGGCGATTTCCGGGACCTTGGTCAATCTCGCGGCGGGCGGCATCAAGCGCAGCGCGGTGCGTTTTGGGCACCCGTCCGGTACCTTGCGCGTCGGAGCCGAAGCCACACAGGAAAACGGCGAATGGAAAGTCACCAAAGCCATCATGAGCCGTAGCGCTCGGGTGTTGATGGAAGGGACGGTTCGAGTGCCACAGGTGTAA
- the acnD gene encoding Fe/S-dependent 2-methylisocitrate dehydratase AcnD, translating to MNSEYRKSLPGTRLDFFDTRAAVEAIKPGSYDTLPYTSRVFAENLVRRCDPATLNASLGQLIDRKRDLDFPWFPARVVCHDILGQTALVDLAGLRDAIAAQGGDPSLVNPVVPTQLVVDHSLAVEHGGFEKDAFEKNRQIEDRRNEDRFHFINWTKKAFKNIDVIPPGNGILHQINLERMSPVIQVLNGVAFPDTLVGTDSHTPMVDALGVIAIGVGGLEAESVMLGRASWMRLPDIIGVELSGKPQEGITATDIVLALTEFLRNQKVVSSYLEFYGAGAAHLTLGDRATISNMTPEFGSTAAMFYIDKQTIDYLKLTGRDDEQVRLVELYAKETGLWADSLKNAEYERVISFDLSSVVRNIAGPSNPHNRVPTSELAARGISGIVENEPGLMPDGAVIIAAITSCTNTNNPRNMIAAGLLARNANRLGLTRKPWVKTSLAPGSKTVTLYLQEGGLLSELEQLGFGVVAYACTSCNGMSGALDPVIQQEVVERKLYATAVLSGNRNFDGRIHPYAQQAFLASPPLVVAYAIAGTIRFDIEKDVLGIDPQGNPVTLKDIWPADEEIDAVFKASVKPAQFNQVYIPMFAIQEDDGIKVGPLYDWRPQSTYIRRPPYWEGALAGERTLTGMRPLAVLPDNITTDHLSPSNAIMLDSAAGEYLAKMGLPEVDFNSYATHRGDHLTAQRATFANPRLRNEMAMVDGKLKEGSLTRIEPEGQVTRMWEAIETYMERKQPLIIIAGADYGQGSSRDWAAKGVRLAGVEAIAAEGFERIHRTNLVGMGVLPLEFKPGVNRTTLGIDGSETFDVIGERIPRTTLTLVINRKNGERVEVPVTCRLDTAEEVSIYEAGGVLQRFAQDFLESATA from the coding sequence ATGAACAGTGAATACCGTAAGTCTCTGCCCGGCACCCGCCTGGATTTTTTCGACACCCGCGCTGCGGTTGAAGCCATCAAGCCTGGGTCCTACGACACGCTGCCGTACACTTCTCGCGTGTTTGCCGAAAACCTGGTGCGCCGTTGCGACCCGGCCACGTTGAACGCGTCGTTGGGTCAGTTGATTGATCGCAAGCGCGATCTCGACTTTCCGTGGTTCCCGGCGCGCGTGGTCTGCCACGACATTCTGGGTCAAACCGCGCTGGTCGACCTCGCCGGTTTGCGTGACGCGATTGCGGCCCAAGGTGGGGACCCGTCGCTGGTCAACCCGGTAGTGCCAACGCAGTTGGTGGTTGACCACTCGCTGGCCGTTGAACACGGTGGTTTCGAAAAAGACGCGTTCGAAAAGAATCGCCAGATCGAAGACCGTCGCAACGAGGACCGGTTTCACTTCATCAACTGGACCAAAAAAGCGTTCAAGAACATCGACGTGATTCCACCGGGCAACGGCATCCTGCACCAGATCAACCTGGAGCGGATGTCGCCGGTGATTCAGGTGCTTAATGGCGTGGCGTTCCCGGACACACTGGTCGGCACCGACAGCCACACACCCATGGTGGATGCCTTGGGCGTGATCGCCATCGGTGTTGGCGGCCTTGAAGCTGAAAGCGTCATGCTCGGCCGCGCCTCATGGATGCGCCTGCCGGACATCATCGGCGTGGAACTCAGCGGCAAGCCGCAAGAAGGCATTACTGCCACCGACATCGTTCTGGCCTTGACTGAATTCTTGCGCAACCAAAAAGTCGTGTCCTCCTACCTAGAATTCTATGGCGCCGGCGCCGCACACCTGACCTTGGGCGACCGTGCGACGATTTCCAACATGACCCCGGAGTTTGGTTCCACGGCGGCCATGTTTTACATCGACAAACAAACCATTGATTACCTGAAACTCACCGGTCGCGATGACGAACAAGTGCGTCTGGTTGAGTTGTACGCCAAAGAAACCGGACTCTGGGCTGACAGCCTGAAGAACGCCGAATACGAACGCGTGATTTCATTCGACCTGTCCAGCGTCGTGCGTAACATCGCCGGTCCGTCGAACCCGCACAACCGCGTGCCTACTTCGGAACTGGCTGCACGGGGTATCAGCGGCATCGTCGAAAATGAACCCGGCCTGATGCCGGATGGCGCCGTGATCATTGCCGCGATCACCAGCTGCACCAACACCAACAACCCGCGCAACATGATTGCTGCCGGGCTGCTGGCGCGTAACGCGAACCGCTTGGGCCTGACCCGTAAGCCGTGGGTGAAAACCTCCCTGGCGCCAGGTTCCAAAACCGTGACGTTGTACCTGCAAGAAGGCGGGTTGCTTTCGGAACTGGAACAGCTGGGCTTCGGTGTCGTGGCCTATGCCTGCACCTCGTGCAACGGCATGTCCGGCGCGTTGGACCCGGTCATTCAACAGGAAGTGGTGGAGCGCAAGCTCTACGCCACCGCCGTGTTGTCCGGTAACCGCAACTTCGACGGGCGGATTCACCCTTACGCGCAGCAGGCATTCCTTGCCTCGCCGCCGTTGGTCGTGGCCTATGCCATTGCCGGCACCATCCGTTTTGACATTGAAAAAGATGTACTGGGCATCGACCCACAGGGCAATCCAGTCACCCTGAAAGACATCTGGCCGGCCGACGAAGAAATCGACGCGGTATTCAAGGCCAGCGTCAAACCTGCGCAGTTCAATCAGGTGTACATCCCGATGTTCGCCATTCAGGAAGACGACGGCATCAAAGTCGGCCCGCTTTACGACTGGCGTCCACAGAGCACCTACATCCGTCGTCCGCCGTATTGGGAAGGCGCACTGGCTGGCGAGCGTACCCTCACAGGCATGCGTCCATTGGCGGTGCTACCAGACAACATCACCACCGATCACCTGTCGCCGTCCAACGCGATCATGCTCGACAGCGCAGCGGGTGAATACCTGGCGAAAATGGGCTTGCCGGAAGTCGATTTCAACTCCTACGCCACTCACCGGGGCGACCATTTGACCGCTCAGCGCGCAACCTTTGCTAACCCGCGCTTGCGTAACGAAATGGCGATGGTCGACGGCAAGCTGAAAGAAGGCTCGCTGACCCGTATCGAACCCGAAGGCCAAGTGACGCGGATGTGGGAAGCCATCGAAACCTACATGGAGCGTAAGCAGCCGCTGATTATTATTGCCGGCGCTGATTACGGTCAGGGCTCGTCCCGCGACTGGGCGGCCAAAGGTGTGCGGCTGGCCGGGGTTGAAGCCATCGCGGCGGAAGGTTTCGAGCGTATTCACCGGACCAACCTGGTGGGCATGGGTGTGTTACCGCTGGAGTTCAAGCCGGGTGTCAATCGCACCACGCTGGGCATCGACGGCAGCGAAACCTTCGACGTGATTGGCGAGCGCATTCCGCGCACCACCTTGACGTTGGTGATCAATCGCAAGAATGGCGAGCGAGTCGAGGTGCCCGTCACCTGCCGCCTCGACACTGCCGAAGAAGTGTCGATCTACGAAGCGGGCGGCGTGCTGCAACGTTTCGCACAAGACTTCTTAGAATCGGCCACGGCTTAA
- the prpB gene encoding methylisocitrate lyase — MSNKTTPGQRFRDAVISEHPLQIVGAINANHALLAKRAGFKAIYLSGGGVAAGSLGLPDLGITGLDDVLTDVRRITDVCDLPLLVDVDTGFGSSAFNVARTVRSMIKFGAAAIHIEDQVGAKRCGHRPGKEIVSLQEMVDRIKAAVDARTDDSFVIMARTDALAVEGLESALDRAAACIEAGADMVFPEAITELDMYKLFAARVKAPILANITEFGATPLFTVDELRSADVSLVLYPLSAFRAMNKAAENVYGAIRRDGSQKNVVDTMQTRMELYDAIDYHTFEQKLDALFANKK; from the coding sequence ATGAGCAATAAGACTACTCCCGGCCAGCGTTTCCGTGATGCTGTTATCAGTGAACATCCACTGCAAATCGTTGGCGCAATCAATGCCAACCATGCGCTGTTGGCCAAGCGCGCCGGTTTCAAAGCTATTTATCTGTCGGGTGGCGGTGTGGCAGCGGGTTCGCTGGGCTTGCCAGACTTGGGTATTACCGGTCTGGACGATGTGCTGACTGACGTGCGCCGCATCACTGACGTCTGCGACCTGCCGTTGCTGGTCGATGTCGACACGGGGTTTGGCTCTTCAGCGTTTAACGTGGCACGCACCGTTCGCTCGATGATCAAGTTCGGCGCTGCGGCGATTCATATCGAAGACCAGGTCGGCGCCAAGCGCTGCGGCCATCGTCCGGGTAAAGAAATCGTTTCACTGCAAGAAATGGTCGACCGCATCAAAGCGGCGGTTGATGCCCGTACCGATGACAGCTTTGTGATCATGGCGCGGACCGATGCACTGGCTGTTGAAGGCCTGGAATCGGCATTGGATCGGGCTGCGGCCTGTATCGAAGCCGGTGCTGACATGGTATTCCCGGAAGCGATCACCGAGCTGGACATGTACAAGCTGTTCGCCGCTCGGGTAAAGGCGCCAATTCTAGCCAACATCACTGAATTCGGCGCGACGCCGCTGTTCACTGTCGACGAATTACGCTCTGCCGATGTTTCGCTGGTTCTGTACCCGCTGTCTGCATTCCGCGCCATGAACAAAGCGGCTGAAAACGTTTACGGCGCAATCCGCCGTGATGGCAGCCAAAAGAACGTGGTGGACACCATGCAAACCCGCATGGAGTTGTATGACGCCATCGATTACCACACCTTCGAGCAAAAGCTCGATGCGTTGTTTGCCAACAAAAAGTGA